In the Lysinibacillus sp. PLM2 genome, one interval contains:
- the yufP gene encoding putative ABC transporter permease protein YufP, which produces MSNRVVNILVPIVSVIVGLIVGAIVMVASGYSPTEGYIALWNGIFGDSYTIGESIRQITPYILSGLAVAFAFRTGLFNIGVEGQLLAGWTAAAYVGYAVEGLPNFIHLPLALLAAAAAGAFWAFIVGFLKARLSVHEVITSIMMNYIALHVTNALIKVWSDGGDKTEKIQESASLRSPFLESITEYSRLHWGIIVALLMVAVMWFILDKTTRGYELKAVGFNSQAAEYSGMNVKKNIILAMTISGIFAGLAGAMEALGTFEYASTKGGFTGIGFDGIAVALLGANTPLGVVFGATLFGSLKFGANNMPNEAGIPVELVEIVIALIIFFVASGYVIRLLFQKFGKKKEGK; this is translated from the coding sequence ATGTCAAATCGAGTAGTCAATATTCTCGTTCCTATCGTTTCCGTAATTGTTGGTCTAATAGTTGGTGCGATTGTAATGGTTGCATCTGGTTATAGTCCTACAGAAGGCTATATTGCATTATGGAATGGTATTTTTGGAGATTCTTATACAATTGGTGAGTCGATTCGTCAAATCACACCATATATTTTATCTGGTCTAGCGGTTGCTTTTGCTTTCCGTACTGGTTTATTTAATATTGGTGTTGAAGGTCAATTATTAGCAGGTTGGACTGCAGCAGCTTATGTAGGTTATGCAGTTGAAGGATTGCCTAACTTTATCCACCTGCCGTTAGCTTTACTTGCAGCAGCTGCTGCGGGAGCATTTTGGGCATTTATCGTAGGGTTCTTAAAAGCAAGATTATCAGTACATGAAGTTATTACGTCAATTATGATGAACTATATCGCTCTTCATGTAACGAATGCGTTAATAAAGGTATGGTCTGATGGCGGAGATAAAACTGAAAAAATTCAAGAATCTGCATCTTTGCGTTCACCGTTTTTAGAATCCATCACAGAATATTCTCGTCTACACTGGGGAATCATTGTGGCACTACTTATGGTTGCAGTGATGTGGTTCATTTTAGATAAAACGACTCGTGGATATGAGTTGAAGGCTGTTGGATTTAACTCACAAGCAGCGGAATACTCTGGGATGAATGTGAAAAAGAATATTATACTAGCGATGACGATTTCTGGTATATTTGCCGGTCTTGCTGGTGCAATGGAAGCCCTTGGTACATTCGAATATGCGTCCACTAAAGGTGGCTTTACTGGAATCGGCTTTGATGGAATCGCTGTTGCCTTATTAGGTGCAAATACACCGCTTGGGGTTGTATTTGGAGCAACACTATTTGGATCATTGAAGTTTGGTGCTAATAATATGCCAAACGAAGCGGGTATTCCAGTTGAGCTAGTTGAAATTGTAATCGCCTTAATCATTTTCTTTGTAGCATCTGGTTATGTTATTCGTTTATTATTCCAAAAATTTGGTAAGAAAAAGGAGGGGAAATAA
- a CDS encoding heme ABC transporter ATP-binding protein, translating into MEYVIEMLGIRKEFGGFVANNNITLQVKKGEIHALLGENGAGKSTLMNVLFGLYQPEGGEIRVKGKTVKITDPNVANDLGIGMVHQHFMLVDKFSVTENIILGAEPTKLGVVNIKKAAKEIQALSEKYSLDVDPYAKIEDISVGMQQRVEILKTLYRGADIIIFDEPTASLTPQEISELMQIMKRLVEEGKSIILITHKLKEIMEVSDRVTIIRKGEGIGTVVTADTNPDQLAEMMVGRQVTFKTEKGPANPTEEALHIEDLVVLDYRGIEKVKHLNLSVRKGEIVGIAGIDGNGQSELIEAITGLRKVKSGKVIMNGQDVTNKKPRKITETGLGHIPSDRHKHGLVLDFTIGHNMVLQTYYREPFSKFGIMNYKEISKKANKIIEQYDVRTGHGEISPARSLSGGNQQKAIIGREVDRNPELLIAALPTRGLDVGAIEFIHQKLIEQRDKGKAVLLISFELDEVMNVSDRIAVIHDGEIVDIVLPNETDEQELGLLMAGQQRTGTSVIKGDE; encoded by the coding sequence ATGGAATATGTAATTGAAATGCTTGGAATCAGGAAAGAGTTTGGCGGATTCGTAGCAAATAACAATATCACCCTCCAAGTAAAAAAAGGCGAAATCCATGCTCTTTTAGGTGAAAATGGTGCTGGAAAGTCTACGTTGATGAACGTGTTATTTGGTCTCTATCAACCAGAAGGTGGAGAAATTCGAGTAAAAGGAAAAACTGTTAAAATAACGGATCCGAATGTTGCGAATGATTTAGGGATTGGAATGGTTCATCAACACTTTATGTTAGTTGATAAATTTTCAGTTACTGAAAATATTATTTTAGGGGCAGAGCCAACAAAACTTGGTGTAGTTAATATAAAAAAGGCTGCAAAAGAAATTCAAGCACTCTCTGAGAAATATAGTCTAGATGTGGATCCATATGCAAAGATTGAAGATATTTCTGTTGGAATGCAACAGCGTGTAGAAATATTGAAAACTTTATATCGTGGAGCAGATATAATAATTTTTGATGAACCGACAGCTTCTTTAACACCACAAGAAATTTCAGAATTAATGCAAATTATGAAGCGTCTCGTTGAAGAAGGTAAATCAATTATTTTAATTACTCATAAGCTTAAAGAAATAATGGAAGTTTCTGATCGTGTAACAATCATTCGTAAAGGTGAAGGGATTGGGACAGTGGTGACCGCTGATACAAATCCTGATCAGCTAGCTGAAATGATGGTTGGTCGCCAAGTAACATTTAAAACCGAAAAAGGTCCAGCTAATCCAACAGAAGAAGCATTACATATAGAAGATTTAGTAGTGCTTGACTATCGTGGTATTGAAAAAGTAAAGCATTTAAATTTATCTGTTCGTAAAGGTGAAATTGTCGGGATTGCAGGAATTGATGGCAATGGTCAGTCCGAATTAATAGAGGCAATTACTGGTCTTCGCAAAGTGAAGAGTGGGAAAGTTATTATGAACGGACAAGATGTTACGAATAAAAAACCACGTAAAATTACCGAAACAGGCTTGGGACATATTCCGTCTGATCGACATAAACACGGTCTTGTTCTTGATTTTACAATTGGTCATAACATGGTGTTACAAACATATTACCGAGAGCCATTCTCAAAATTTGGCATTATGAACTATAAAGAAATTTCAAAAAAGGCAAATAAAATTATTGAGCAATATGACGTTCGTACTGGCCATGGTGAAATATCACCAGCTCGTTCTTTATCTGGTGGTAACCAGCAAAAGGCGATTATTGGTCGTGAAGTCGATCGTAATCCAGAATTGTTAATTGCAGCGCTTCCAACACGTGGGTTAGACGTTGGTGCGATTGAATTTATTCATCAAAAATTAATCGAGCAACGAGATAAAGGAAAAGCGGTCCTTCTAATTTCATTCGAACTAGATGAAGTAATGAACGTTTCTGATCGCATTGCAGTTATTCATGATGGTGAAATTGTTGATATTGTGTTGCCTAATGAAACAGATGAACAAGAATTAGGTTTATTAATGGCTGGTCAACAAAGAACTGGGACTAGCGTGATAAAGGGGGACGAATAA
- the yufQ gene encoding putative ABC transporter permease protein YufQ, with protein sequence MSFMEVLYFIVPSAIFYAAPLILGAIGALFSERSGVVNIGVEGIMVIGAFVGIVFNLFTADMLGGFTPWASLLAAMIAGAIFSLFLAIPAVSFRADQTVTGVALNMLGIAIALFLVKIIFDKGQTDFITQRFPRFNIPFLEDIPVIGPMFFKNVYGTSILAIAVAIIAWFVIFKTPFGLRLRSVGEHPMAADTMGINVTKMRYIGVMISGALAGIGGAIYAQTITNDFGHATISGQGFMAIAALIFGKWHPIGAMGAALFFGLAQALSIAGSSIPVIQDIPSVYLLILPYVLTILALAGFIGKAVAPKASGIPYIKGQR encoded by the coding sequence ATGAGTTTTATGGAAGTATTATATTTTATTGTCCCTTCTGCAATTTTTTATGCCGCACCATTAATTTTAGGTGCAATCGGTGCTCTTTTCTCTGAACGTTCAGGTGTTGTGAACATCGGGGTTGAAGGGATCATGGTCATCGGTGCATTTGTTGGGATTGTCTTTAATCTATTCACAGCAGATATGCTAGGTGGCTTTACACCATGGGCATCCTTATTAGCTGCGATGATCGCTGGGGCTATCTTCTCCCTATTTTTAGCGATTCCCGCTGTCTCTTTCCGAGCAGATCAAACAGTTACTGGGGTAGCGTTAAATATGCTAGGGATTGCAATTGCGTTATTTTTAGTAAAAATTATTTTCGATAAAGGGCAAACAGACTTTATTACTCAACGTTTCCCTCGTTTCAATATTCCTTTTTTAGAGGATATTCCAGTTATTGGACCAATGTTCTTTAAAAATGTGTATGGTACGTCTATTTTAGCCATTGCTGTTGCAATAATCGCATGGTTTGTAATTTTCAAAACACCATTTGGTTTACGTCTACGTTCTGTTGGGGAGCATCCAATGGCTGCAGATACGATGGGGATCAATGTTACAAAAATGCGTTATATTGGTGTAATGATTTCAGGTGCATTAGCTGGTATTGGTGGTGCAATATACGCGCAAACAATTACAAATGATTTCGGACACGCGACAATTAGTGGTCAAGGATTTATGGCTATTGCTGCCTTAATCTTTGGTAAATGGCATCCAATCGGAGCGATGGGTGCAGCACTATTCTTTGGTCTTGCACAAGCACTTAGTATTGCTGGGTCTTCGATACCAGTTATTCAAGACATCCCATCGGTATATTTATTAATATTGCCATATGTCTTAACAATTTTAGCCCTTGCAGGCTTCATCGGAAAAGCAGTAGCACCAAAAGCAAGTGGCATTCCTTATATAAAAGGACAAAGATAA
- the dapA_1 gene encoding 4-hydroxy-tetrahydrodipicolinate synthase gives MDLGRIATAMVTPFKENGQIDYDVLEQVIEYLITNGTDTIVVCGTTGEAPTLSTEEKLQLIEFTVKKVNNRVPVVAGTGDNETHYSIEMTKKAEAIGADAAMLVAPYYNKPNQRGLYEHFAAIAKETTLPLIVYNVPGRTGVNVAAKTTIELSKIPNIQIVKEASGNLDQMTDILANVSKDFYVYSGDDGLTLPLLAIGGRGVISVAAHVVGNEMQAMIRAFEEGRHADAAEIHQALLPLIRELFSSPNPVPIKYAMSKVGFNIDKVRLPLVELDAEEKSSFDRVWNEFQERAKSFKTHS, from the coding sequence ATGGACTTAGGTAGAATTGCCACCGCAATGGTGACGCCATTTAAAGAAAATGGTCAAATTGATTATGATGTATTAGAGCAAGTCATTGAATATTTAATCACCAATGGTACAGATACGATCGTAGTATGTGGAACAACCGGTGAAGCACCTACTTTATCTACCGAAGAGAAGCTTCAATTGATAGAGTTTACTGTTAAGAAAGTAAACAATCGTGTTCCGGTCGTAGCTGGTACAGGAGATAACGAAACCCACTATTCAATTGAAATGACGAAAAAGGCAGAGGCAATTGGTGCGGATGCAGCAATGTTGGTTGCACCGTATTACAATAAGCCAAATCAACGTGGATTGTACGAACACTTTGCGGCTATTGCAAAAGAAACAACTTTACCACTAATTGTTTACAACGTACCTGGTCGTACAGGTGTAAATGTTGCAGCGAAAACTACCATTGAACTAAGCAAAATCCCAAACATACAAATTGTGAAAGAAGCAAGTGGGAATTTAGATCAGATGACAGACATCTTAGCAAATGTTTCAAAAGATTTTTATGTGTATAGCGGTGATGACGGTTTAACTTTACCTTTACTTGCAATTGGTGGTCGAGGTGTAATCTCAGTAGCTGCACATGTTGTTGGAAATGAAATGCAAGCAATGATTCGTGCCTTTGAAGAGGGGCGCCATGCAGATGCTGCTGAAATACATCAAGCTTTATTACCATTAATTCGTGAGCTTTTCTCTAGTCCAAATCCAGTACCTATAAAATATGCAATGAGTAAGGTAGGCTTTAATATTGATAAAGTAAGACTTCCATTAGTTGAATTAGATGCTGAGGAAAAGTCTTCATTTGATCGCGTATGGAATGAATTTCAAGAAAGAGCCAAAAGTTTTAAAACTCATTCTTAA
- the rnj_1 gene encoding ribonuclease J, translating to MTITKNEVIRVIPLGGVGEIGKSMYVIEIDEELFVVDSGLMFPEDEMLGIDIVIPDITYLEENKERVKGIFLTHGHEDAIGSIAYVLQKIQAPVYGSKLTIALAKEHLKDLPAKHHVKFFEVTNKSRMNFNSTYVTFFHTTHSIPDSLAIVFHTSEGAIVYTGEFKFDQSAKGKFKPDIAKMAQLGDEGVFLLLSESTEAERPGYTTSETVIEEKLAKYFYSAPGRILVAVYASNFIRIQQVFTQAQVSHRKVAVVGKSLEKVINIGVNLGYLKIDEETLIPVQDIHKYEDDEIIIIVTSNQGEPLDALDKIVRKQHREIRIKDTDTVLITFTPSPGMEIQMGNAMNNLAKAGATVLSTDKKVHVSGHGSQEDLKLMLNLLKPKYFIPMQGEYRMLIAHSKLAQAVGMQKSQIFIADKGDIVEYKNGKMRMSGRVQAGNVLIDGIGVGDVGNIVLRDRKLLSQDGIFIVVVTLNRAQKKIASGPEILSRGFVYVRESEELIVEATELARGVIEKYVSKDTFEWTNIKQEIRDTLNTYLFQKTKRRPMIIPIIMEY from the coding sequence GTGACAATAACAAAAAATGAAGTAATCCGAGTAATCCCCCTGGGTGGAGTTGGAGAAATCGGAAAATCGATGTACGTAATCGAAATCGATGAGGAGCTTTTTGTCGTGGACAGTGGGTTAATGTTCCCAGAAGATGAAATGCTTGGTATTGATATCGTTATTCCAGATATAACGTATTTAGAAGAGAACAAAGAAAGAGTTAAAGGGATTTTCTTAACTCATGGACATGAAGATGCTATTGGTTCAATCGCATATGTATTACAAAAAATACAAGCCCCTGTTTACGGATCAAAGCTGACGATTGCATTAGCAAAAGAACATCTAAAAGATTTACCTGCTAAACATCATGTTAAATTCTTTGAAGTAACAAATAAAAGTCGCATGAATTTTAATTCAACATATGTGACATTTTTCCATACAACTCATAGCATCCCAGATTCACTTGCTATTGTGTTCCATACTTCTGAAGGTGCAATTGTTTATACAGGTGAATTTAAATTTGATCAATCGGCTAAAGGTAAATTTAAGCCAGATATAGCAAAAATGGCTCAATTAGGTGATGAAGGGGTATTTCTTTTACTTTCTGAATCAACGGAAGCTGAAAGACCAGGCTACACAACAAGCGAAACAGTTATAGAAGAAAAACTAGCAAAATATTTTTATTCGGCCCCTGGTCGTATTTTAGTTGCAGTATATGCTTCTAACTTTATACGTATTCAACAAGTCTTTACTCAAGCTCAAGTGTCACATCGAAAAGTGGCTGTAGTTGGTAAAAGCTTGGAGAAAGTCATTAACATTGGTGTGAATCTTGGTTATTTAAAAATTGACGAAGAAACTTTAATACCAGTTCAGGATATCCATAAATATGAAGATGACGAAATTATTATTATTGTCACTAGCAATCAAGGAGAACCACTTGATGCGCTAGATAAAATAGTTCGCAAGCAACACCGTGAAATCCGAATTAAAGATACTGATACAGTGCTTATTACATTTACACCTTCTCCAGGTATGGAAATTCAAATGGGGAACGCAATGAATAATTTAGCAAAAGCCGGAGCTACTGTTCTTTCAACTGATAAAAAAGTTCATGTTTCAGGACATGGAAGCCAAGAAGATTTAAAATTAATGTTAAATCTTTTAAAACCTAAATATTTTATCCCTATGCAGGGCGAATACCGCATGTTAATTGCCCATTCTAAATTGGCACAAGCAGTTGGAATGCAAAAATCTCAAATTTTTATTGCAGATAAAGGCGATATTGTTGAATATAAAAATGGTAAAATGCGCATGAGTGGTCGTGTACAAGCAGGCAATGTACTAATCGATGGAATTGGTGTTGGCGACGTAGGAAATATCGTACTTCGTGATAGAAAACTCCTATCTCAGGATGGTATATTCATCGTCGTTGTAACTTTGAACCGTGCTCAAAAGAAAATCGCATCAGGTCCTGAGATATTATCACGAGGATTTGTTTATGTACGAGAATCTGAAGAGCTAATTGTGGAAGCTACAGAGCTTGCCCGTGGAGTTATTGAGAAATATGTTAGTAAAGATACATTTGAATGGACAAACATTAAACAAGAAATCCGAGATACATTAAACACATATCTATTCCAGAAAACAAAACGACGTCCGATGATTATTCCGATTATTATGGAATATTAA
- the ymfC gene encoding putative HTH-type transcriptional regulator YmfC has protein sequence MSIKADHRHLYLQVIDRLKSDIAKGIYPENERMPSEFELSKELGVSRATLREALRLLEEENIIIRRHGVGTFVNPKPVFTSGIEQLTSISSMIENAGMTPGMRFLSAQEERATEEDIERFNCNVNESVVKIERVKTADGEPVVYCIDKVPAAYLPCDFLQNNNADSIFSSLEQSGEIHIAYAVTFIDPHVYHEEVSPILNCGKETALLVLKQLHYDDNDRVVLFSKNFFRADKFSFHVIRKRV, from the coding sequence ATGTCAATAAAAGCTGACCATCGTCATTTATATCTACAAGTTATCGATCGATTAAAATCGGATATAGCAAAAGGTATCTATCCTGAAAATGAAAGGATGCCTTCTGAATTCGAACTATCGAAAGAACTTGGAGTTAGTCGTGCAACTTTACGTGAGGCGTTACGACTATTGGAAGAAGAAAATATAATTATTCGTCGTCACGGTGTAGGTACTTTTGTTAATCCAAAACCAGTGTTTACATCTGGTATTGAGCAATTAACGAGTATCTCATCGATGATTGAAAATGCGGGAATGACACCTGGAATGAGATTTCTTAGTGCACAGGAAGAGCGTGCAACTGAGGAGGACATAGAAAGATTTAACTGCAATGTAAATGAAAGCGTTGTTAAAATTGAACGGGTAAAAACTGCAGATGGAGAACCGGTTGTTTATTGCATCGATAAAGTACCAGCTGCCTATTTACCTTGTGACTTTCTTCAAAACAATAATGCAGATTCTATTTTCTCTTCACTTGAACAAAGTGGTGAAATTCACATCGCTTATGCGGTAACCTTCATTGATCCGCATGTGTACCATGAAGAAGTTTCACCCATTCTAAATTGTGGAAAAGAAACAGCATTACTAGTCTTAAAGCAACTTCATTATGACGACAATGACCGTGTAGTACTTTTTTCAAAAAATTTTTTTCGGGCTGATAAATTCAGTTTCCATGTAATACGTAAAAGGGTGTAG
- the spoIIIE gene encoding DNA translocase SpoIIIE yields MAENKKRPSTKAKSKGGPLIFEIIGLLLIAFGIIVYFEFGVVGSVVQSASMFLFGNLYILLPFFSVFLALLLMIQRKGITFKDRIIQGSILIICSLSIFSHSFLFEDLTRSDAIVTDSVFRETWKILIDNGGIANRSNALGGGMVGALLFSLFHVLFDAGGAKVAAWVILFIGLILITGKALIPFIFEKVPEIKKKFARKRKNKRSSGKRESNRTKRPVQKEESPANEIVATSMEEPPVVYQEAEPIEEPKISAFTQNIKMDMTEKIEEEPVLDEEFEDALKQSVETNIENTDYVLPSMNLLQLPPAHDQSGEYSVIQMNAKKLEQTFSSFGVKARVTQVHLGPAVTKYEILPDVGVKVSKIVSLQDDLALALAAKDIRMEAPIPGKSAIGIEVPNSEIAIVTLREVLEAKENNRPDSKLLIGFGRDITGEAILAELNKMPHLLVAGSTGSGKSVCINGIIVSILMRAAPHEVKMMLIDPKMVELNVYNGIPHLLAPVVTDARKASQALQKVVSEMERRYDLFSHTGTRNIKSYNDHVQAFNEENDEKHPKLPYIVVVIDELADLMMVASHDVEDSITRLAQMARAAGIHLIIATQRPSVDVITGVIKANIPSRIAFAVSSAVDSRTILDTGGAERLLGRGDMLFLPAGSSKPVRVQGAFVSDSEVESVVDFVIEQQKAQYDESMIPSDEPEKTLEEETDELYDEAVQLVLEMQTASVSMLQRRFRIGYSRAARIVDQMEARGVVGPPDGSRPRQVLVNKSSVEQ; encoded by the coding sequence ATGGCAGAAAATAAGAAAAGACCTTCTACAAAGGCAAAGTCTAAGGGTGGGCCACTAATTTTTGAAATTATTGGTTTACTACTCATTGCATTTGGAATTATTGTTTATTTTGAATTTGGTGTTGTAGGAAGTGTAGTTCAATCAGCATCAATGTTTCTCTTCGGAAATTTATATATCCTACTCCCATTTTTCTCTGTATTTCTAGCATTATTATTAATGATACAGAGAAAAGGAATTACATTTAAAGATCGAATTATACAAGGATCAATTTTAATCATTTGTAGCTTGTCAATCTTTAGTCATAGCTTTTTATTTGAAGACTTAACCAGAAGTGATGCAATTGTGACGGATTCTGTTTTCCGTGAGACGTGGAAAATTTTAATTGATAATGGAGGAATTGCCAATCGCAGTAATGCTCTTGGTGGTGGTATGGTAGGAGCATTGCTCTTTAGTTTATTCCATGTATTATTTGATGCGGGCGGTGCTAAGGTAGCAGCTTGGGTAATTTTATTTATCGGCTTGATTTTAATAACTGGTAAAGCACTTATTCCATTTATTTTTGAAAAAGTACCAGAAATAAAGAAAAAATTCGCTAGAAAAAGGAAGAATAAGCGCAGTAGTGGTAAAAGGGAATCAAACCGAACGAAGCGTCCGGTTCAAAAGGAAGAGTCACCAGCAAATGAAATTGTCGCAACAAGCATGGAAGAGCCACCTGTCGTTTATCAAGAGGCAGAACCCATTGAAGAACCGAAAATCTCTGCTTTTACGCAAAATATAAAAATGGATATGACAGAAAAGATTGAAGAAGAACCTGTATTAGATGAAGAATTTGAAGATGCATTAAAACAATCGGTGGAAACAAATATTGAAAATACAGACTATGTTTTACCATCGATGAATTTACTGCAACTCCCACCAGCACATGATCAAAGTGGTGAATATTCAGTGATTCAGATGAATGCAAAAAAGTTAGAACAAACTTTCTCAAGCTTTGGTGTAAAAGCAAGAGTAACACAAGTACATCTAGGCCCTGCCGTTACGAAGTACGAGATATTACCAGATGTTGGTGTAAAGGTTAGTAAAATTGTAAGTCTGCAAGATGACTTAGCATTGGCACTTGCAGCAAAGGACATACGTATGGAAGCACCAATTCCAGGTAAATCAGCCATTGGAATTGAAGTTCCAAATAGTGAAATAGCCATTGTTACATTGAGAGAAGTACTAGAGGCAAAAGAAAATAACCGACCAGATTCAAAACTGTTAATCGGTTTTGGTCGTGATATTACAGGGGAAGCCATCCTAGCTGAATTAAATAAAATGCCACATTTACTAGTTGCTGGATCAACTGGTAGTGGTAAATCAGTATGTATAAACGGAATAATCGTTTCGATTTTAATGCGTGCTGCTCCACATGAAGTGAAAATGATGCTTATTGACCCGAAAATGGTAGAATTAAATGTTTACAACGGAATACCTCATTTGTTAGCTCCAGTAGTAACGGATGCGCGGAAAGCATCACAGGCGTTACAAAAAGTTGTATCCGAAATGGAAAGAAGATACGATCTGTTTTCTCATACTGGGACAAGGAATATTAAAAGCTACAATGACCATGTACAAGCGTTTAATGAAGAAAACGATGAAAAACATCCGAAACTACCATACATTGTTGTTGTTATTGATGAGTTAGCAGACTTAATGATGGTTGCTTCGCATGATGTTGAAGATTCAATAACACGTTTAGCTCAAATGGCACGAGCAGCTGGAATTCATTTAATCATCGCAACTCAAAGACCATCTGTAGATGTTATTACTGGTGTCATCAAAGCAAATATCCCATCCCGTATTGCTTTTGCCGTATCATCTGCAGTCGACTCGCGCACAATATTGGATACAGGCGGTGCTGAAAGACTTTTAGGAAGAGGTGATATGTTATTCTTACCTGCAGGGTCGTCTAAGCCTGTCCGTGTTCAAGGTGCTTTTGTTTCAGATTCAGAAGTTGAATCGGTTGTTGATTTTGTTATAGAACAGCAAAAGGCACAATATGACGAATCCATGATTCCTTCAGACGAGCCAGAAAAAACGCTAGAAGAAGAGACAGATGAGTTATATGATGAAGCTGTTCAATTAGTATTAGAAATGCAAACTGCTTCCGTATCCATGTTACAAAGACGCTTTAGAATAGGCTATTCAAGGGCAGCGAGGATTGTCGATCAGATGGAAGCTCGTGGGGTTGTTGGACCACCTGATGGGTCAAGGCCACGCCAAGTTTTGGTAAATAAGTCTAGTGTTGAACAATAA
- the yufN gene encoding putative lipoprotein YufN, whose product MKKRKFGFAMASLLAVGTLLGACGAKEEADTTTTTDDEATTEETPSDFSVAMVTDVGGIDDKSFNQSAWEGIKKFGEDNGLEEGDGGYAYLQSNSDADYNTNLNSLLRRDFSLVFGVGFMMGDAVLEIAEQQPDAKLAIIDSVAEAPNVASILFKEHEGSFLAGVVAGSMTKTGKVGFIGGMESEVVKRFEVGFVAGVEAVNPDVDVEIYYSGAFDKAELGKTAANGMYSSGVDIIFHAAGATGNGVFTEAKERKEADPNANVWVIGVDSDQYAEGQVDEDTNITLTSMLKRVDVAVQDIAKQAMEGNFPGGETVVYGLADNGVDIADSRGAIPQEVLDLVEEYKTKIVNGEITVPDK is encoded by the coding sequence ATGAAAAAACGTAAGTTTGGTTTCGCAATGGCAAGTCTTTTAGCTGTTGGTACTTTACTTGGCGCTTGTGGTGCTAAAGAAGAAGCTGACACAACAACTACTACAGATGATGAAGCGACAACAGAAGAAACACCGTCTGACTTCTCTGTAGCAATGGTTACTGACGTAGGTGGTATTGATGACAAATCATTCAACCAATCTGCTTGGGAAGGTATTAAGAAATTTGGTGAAGATAATGGCTTAGAAGAAGGTGACGGTGGTTACGCTTACCTACAATCTAATTCTGACGCTGATTATAACACGAACTTAAATAGCTTATTACGTCGTGATTTTAGCTTAGTTTTCGGTGTTGGGTTCATGATGGGCGATGCTGTATTAGAAATCGCTGAACAACAACCAGATGCCAAACTAGCAATCATTGACTCAGTTGCAGAAGCTCCAAACGTGGCTTCAATTCTTTTCAAAGAGCATGAAGGTTCATTCTTAGCAGGTGTGGTTGCAGGTAGCATGACTAAAACTGGTAAAGTTGGATTTATCGGTGGTATGGAAAGCGAAGTAGTCAAACGTTTTGAAGTTGGTTTCGTAGCTGGTGTTGAAGCTGTTAACCCTGATGTTGATGTTGAAATTTACTATTCAGGTGCATTCGACAAAGCTGAACTTGGTAAAACTGCTGCAAACGGTATGTACTCTTCAGGCGTAGATATTATTTTCCACGCTGCTGGTGCTACTGGTAACGGTGTATTTACTGAAGCAAAAGAACGTAAAGAAGCAGATCCAAATGCTAACGTTTGGGTAATCGGTGTTGACTCTGACCAATATGCAGAAGGTCAAGTAGACGAAGATACAAACATTACTTTAACTTCAATGTTAAAACGCGTTGACGTAGCAGTACAAGACATCGCTAAACAAGCTATGGAAGGTAACTTCCCTGGTGGAGAAACTGTTGTTTACGGTTTAGCAGATAATGGTGTTGATATTGCTGACTCTCGCGGTGCAATTCCTCAAGAAGTATTAGATTTAGTTGAAGAATACAAAACAAAAATCGTTAACGGTGAAATCACTGTTCCTGATAAATAA